Proteins from a genomic interval of Phyllopteryx taeniolatus isolate TA_2022b chromosome 3, UOR_Ptae_1.2, whole genome shotgun sequence:
- the LOC133475712 gene encoding fibrinogen C domain-containing protein 1-like isoform X2: MMLTDSWTVMNNSSSELDAKRTNKRKKCCGFLLWAVPLVAVVAVVTATLTLVYVKRYPLPFITRDQASSSSPVISIDPKESGATVTVSQAGDGILLDPECPDPARNFERWEALRNSLVRALSTRHAEDRQEARRARTLADEVEAAVGHARDLARQAQALKSGQGILEQRLEHLQNQQNRIAQVLSDEQAGVLKLSSALTDSLSSLQRETESLSRLHREKHTALTPRDCSEVMAAGNSRDGVYSVFPVHEPDGFTVFCDLSTDAGGWTVRARAHAHSEQSTDRPPKHNNNVLVVMRWFTSTRSQSSTRDPEETGRLCEFLSRLGRISRRLWNNNRRALARPAEDFRSDTLRRLRVANRHGRL; the protein is encoded by the exons ATGATGCTGACTGACAGCTGGACCGTGATGAACAACAGCAGCTCGGAGCTGGACGCCAAACGCACAAACAAGCGCAAG AAATGCTGCGGCTTCCTTTTGTGGGCGGTGCCGCTGGTCGCCGTGGTAGCGGTCGTCACGGCGACGCTCACCCTGGTCTACGTCAAACGCTACCCTCTGCCCTTCATCACCAG AGACCAAGCGTCCTCGTCTTCTCCCGTCATCTCCATCGATCCCAAAGAGTCGGGCGCCACGGTGACGGTGTCGCAGGCGGGCGACGGCATCCTCCTGGACCCCGAGTGCCCGGACCCCGCCCGCAACTTCGAGCGCTGGGAGGCGCTGCGCAACTCGCTCGTTCGAGCGCTGAGCACGCGCCACGCCGAAGACCGGCAGGAGGCGAGACGCGCACGCACGCTGGCCGACGAGGTGGAGGCCGCGGTGGGACATGCGCGTGACCTCGCGCGCCAAGCGCAGGCCCTGAAAAGCGGCCAAGGGATTCTGGAACAGAGACTGGAACACCTGCAGAACCAGCAGAACCGCATCGCTCAG GTACTGTCGGACGAGCAAGCGGGGGTCCTCAAGCTCAGTTCAGCTTTGACTGATTCCCTGTCCAGCCTGCAGAGGGAGACAGAGAGTCTGAGCAGACTGCACCGAGAGAAACACACAG CTCTCACGCCCAGAGACTGCAGCGAGGTCATGGCGGCGGGAAATTCCCGAGATGGAGTTTATTCCGTCTTCCCGGTCCACGAGCCCGACGGCTTCACGGTCTTCTGCGACTTGAGCACGGACGCGGGAGGCTGGACCGTACGTGCTCGAGCACACGCGCACAGCGAGCAGTCGACCGACAGGcccccaaaacacaacaataacGTTTTAGTTGTGATGCGCTGGTTCACGTCGACGCGTTCACAAAGCTCGACAC gTGATCCAGAGGAGACAGGACGGCTCTGTGAATTTCTTTCGCGGTTGGGCCGCATATCGAGACGGCTTTGGAACAACAACAGGAGAGCACTGGCTAG GCCTGCAGAGGATTTCCGCTCTGACACGCTCAGGCGGTTACGAGTTGCGAATCGACATGGCCGACTTTGA
- the LOC133475712 gene encoding fibrinogen C domain-containing protein 1-like isoform X3 — protein sequence MMLTDSWTVMNNSSSELDAKRTNKRKKCCGFLLWAVPLVAVVAVVTATLTLVYVKRYPLPFITRDQASSSSPVISIDPKESGATVTVSQAGDGILLDPECPDPARNFERWEALRNSLVRALSTRHAEDRQEARRARTLADEVEAAVGHARDLARQAQALKSGQGILEQRLEHLQNQQNRIAQVLSDEQAGVLKLSSALTDSLSSLQRETESLSRLHREKHTALTPRDCSEVMAAGNSRDGVYSVFPVHEPDGFTVFCDLSTDAGGWTVRARAHAHSEQSTDRPPKHNNNVLVVMRWFTSTRSQSSTRDPEETGRLCEFLSRLGRISRRLWNNNRRALARLTTRACSRVRVCVQACRGFPL from the exons ATGATGCTGACTGACAGCTGGACCGTGATGAACAACAGCAGCTCGGAGCTGGACGCCAAACGCACAAACAAGCGCAAG AAATGCTGCGGCTTCCTTTTGTGGGCGGTGCCGCTGGTCGCCGTGGTAGCGGTCGTCACGGCGACGCTCACCCTGGTCTACGTCAAACGCTACCCTCTGCCCTTCATCACCAG AGACCAAGCGTCCTCGTCTTCTCCCGTCATCTCCATCGATCCCAAAGAGTCGGGCGCCACGGTGACGGTGTCGCAGGCGGGCGACGGCATCCTCCTGGACCCCGAGTGCCCGGACCCCGCCCGCAACTTCGAGCGCTGGGAGGCGCTGCGCAACTCGCTCGTTCGAGCGCTGAGCACGCGCCACGCCGAAGACCGGCAGGAGGCGAGACGCGCACGCACGCTGGCCGACGAGGTGGAGGCCGCGGTGGGACATGCGCGTGACCTCGCGCGCCAAGCGCAGGCCCTGAAAAGCGGCCAAGGGATTCTGGAACAGAGACTGGAACACCTGCAGAACCAGCAGAACCGCATCGCTCAG GTACTGTCGGACGAGCAAGCGGGGGTCCTCAAGCTCAGTTCAGCTTTGACTGATTCCCTGTCCAGCCTGCAGAGGGAGACAGAGAGTCTGAGCAGACTGCACCGAGAGAAACACACAG CTCTCACGCCCAGAGACTGCAGCGAGGTCATGGCGGCGGGAAATTCCCGAGATGGAGTTTATTCCGTCTTCCCGGTCCACGAGCCCGACGGCTTCACGGTCTTCTGCGACTTGAGCACGGACGCGGGAGGCTGGACCGTACGTGCTCGAGCACACGCGCACAGCGAGCAGTCGACCGACAGGcccccaaaacacaacaataacGTTTTAGTTGTGATGCGCTGGTTCACGTCGACGCGTTCACAAAGCTCGACAC gTGATCCAGAGGAGACAGGACGGCTCTGTGAATTTCTTTCGCGGTTGGGCCGCATATCGAGACGGCTTTGGAACAACAACAGGAGAGCACTGGCTAG GTTGACCACACGAGCGTGttcgcgtgtgcgcgtgtgtgttcagGCCTGCAGAGGATTTCCGCTCTGA
- the LOC133475712 gene encoding fibrinogen C domain-containing protein 1-like isoform X1 translates to MMLTDSWTVMNNSSSELDAKRTNKRKKCCGFLLWAVPLVAVVAVVTATLTLVYVKRYPLPFITRDQASSSSPVISIDPKESGATVTVSQAGDGILLDPECPDPARNFERWEALRNSLVRALSTRHAEDRQEARRARTLADEVEAAVGHARDLARQAQALKSGQGILEQRLEHLQNQQNRIAQVLSDEQAGVLKLSSALTDSLSSLQRETESLSRLHREKHTALTPRDCSEVMAAGNSRDGVYSVFPVHEPDGFTVFCDLSTDAGGWTVIQRRQDGSVNFFRGWAAYRDGFGTTTGEHWLGLQRISALTRSGGYELRIDMADFENATAFAHYAEFSVGRDSVNPEEDGYPLTVDRYSGTAGDSLLKHSGMQFTTKDRDRDQSENNCATYYQGAWWYRNCHTSNLNGQYLGGGHASYADGVEWSSWTGWQYSLRFTEMKIRPRPKPN, encoded by the exons ATGATGCTGACTGACAGCTGGACCGTGATGAACAACAGCAGCTCGGAGCTGGACGCCAAACGCACAAACAAGCGCAAG AAATGCTGCGGCTTCCTTTTGTGGGCGGTGCCGCTGGTCGCCGTGGTAGCGGTCGTCACGGCGACGCTCACCCTGGTCTACGTCAAACGCTACCCTCTGCCCTTCATCACCAG AGACCAAGCGTCCTCGTCTTCTCCCGTCATCTCCATCGATCCCAAAGAGTCGGGCGCCACGGTGACGGTGTCGCAGGCGGGCGACGGCATCCTCCTGGACCCCGAGTGCCCGGACCCCGCCCGCAACTTCGAGCGCTGGGAGGCGCTGCGCAACTCGCTCGTTCGAGCGCTGAGCACGCGCCACGCCGAAGACCGGCAGGAGGCGAGACGCGCACGCACGCTGGCCGACGAGGTGGAGGCCGCGGTGGGACATGCGCGTGACCTCGCGCGCCAAGCGCAGGCCCTGAAAAGCGGCCAAGGGATTCTGGAACAGAGACTGGAACACCTGCAGAACCAGCAGAACCGCATCGCTCAG GTACTGTCGGACGAGCAAGCGGGGGTCCTCAAGCTCAGTTCAGCTTTGACTGATTCCCTGTCCAGCCTGCAGAGGGAGACAGAGAGTCTGAGCAGACTGCACCGAGAGAAACACACAG CTCTCACGCCCAGAGACTGCAGCGAGGTCATGGCGGCGGGAAATTCCCGAGATGGAGTTTATTCCGTCTTCCCGGTCCACGAGCCCGACGGCTTCACGGTCTTCTGCGACTTGAGCACGGACGCGGGAGGCTGGACC gTGATCCAGAGGAGACAGGACGGCTCTGTGAATTTCTTTCGCGGTTGGGCCGCATATCGAGACGGCTTTGGAACAACAACAGGAGAGCACTGGCTAG GCCTGCAGAGGATTTCCGCTCTGACACGCTCAGGCGGTTACGAGTTGCGAATCGACATGGCCGACTTTGAAAACGCGACAGCCTTCGCGCATTACGCCGAATTCTCCGTGGGCCGAGACTCGGTCAACCCCGAAGAGGACGGATACCCGCTCACGGTGGACCGCTACTCGGGAACCGCAG GTGATTCGCTCCTGAAGCATTCCGGGATGCAGTTCACCACCAAAGACCGCGACCGGGACCAGTCGGAGAACAACTGCGCTACGTACTACCAGGGCGCCTGGTGGTACCGCAACTGTCATACGTCCAACCTGAACGGGCAGTACCTAGGCGGAGGCCACGCATCTTACGCCGACGGCGTGGAGTGGTCCAGTTGGACTGGCTGGCAGTATTCTCTGAGATTCACCGAAATGAAGATCCGGCCCAGGCCCAAACCCAACTGA